The region GTGGCGATCTCCAAGTTGCGGCGCAAATTCGATGACTGCGCCGGCGAAGCGCGCAAGATCAAGACCGTGTGGGGCAAGGGTTACCTGTTCAGTCGCTCGGAATGGGAATGCTAGCCCCATGTTCAAGCTACTGATTCGACTGTATCTGGTCACGATAGTCACCTTTGGTGCCGCCATTTATGTGGTTCCCGAGTTGATTGTGGCCCTGTTCCACGACCGCTTCATGAGCTACAACGTCGACATGTCCCGCGGGATGCAGACCCTGCTGGTGAAACAGTTCCAGCCGTTGCCGGCCGAGCAGTGGCCCGGCCTTGCGCGGGATCTCGACGCTCAGTTCTCGCCGTTGCGGGTTAATTTGTTGCCCATTGCCGATCCCAGGTTCACGGCCGATGAGCAGCGCCAGTTACAGCAAGGGCAGGGTGTATTACGCATCGGCGAATGGGGCTGGCGGACGCGGGTGGTATCGCCGCTTGACGGGAATCAGGCCATTGAGCTGGTCATGCCGCCTGACCCGTTCGACATGAACGTGCTGTACTGGAGTATCAACGTACTGATCGGTGCAGCCTTGCTGGGTGGTCTGTTGCTGTGGTTGCGCCCGCACTGGCGGGATCTGGAGCGACTCAAGCGCACGGCCGAACGGATCGGGCATGGAGAGCTGAGTGTGCGGACCCAGATACCGCGCAGTTCCAACATCCACGGGCTGGCTACGGTGTTTGACACCATGGCGCAAGACGTTGAAAACCTGCTCAATCAGCAGCGTGACTTGCTCAATGCGGTATCCCACGAACTGCGTACCCCTCTGACCCGACTGGATTTTGGCCTGGCACTGGTCATGTGCGACGACTTGCCCGAGGCCAGTCGTGAGCGCTTGCAGGTGCTGGTCGGACATATTCGAGAACTGGATGAACTGGTGCTTGAGTTGCTTTCGTTCAGTCGCCTGCAAAACCCGGCGTTGGTTCCTGATCGGGTAGAGGTGGCACTGGACGAATTTGTCGACAGTATCCTCGGCAGTTTTGATGAAGAGCTCGAAGCCCCGGAGATCGTGCTCGACGTGCGACTGGAGGGCGCCCAGCAACGTTTTGCCCTGGACCCGCGGCTGACTGCCCGCGCCCTGCAAAACTTGCTGCGCAATGCCATGCGTTACTGCGAGCGGCGCATCCAGGTGGAAGTCAAGGTCACCGCGCAGGGGTGTGAGGTGTGCGTGGATGACGATGGTATCGGCATTCCCGAGCAAGAGCGCGAGCGCGTCTTCGAGCCGTTCTATCGGCTGGACCGCAGTCGCGACCGGGCGACAGGAGGCTTTGGGCTGGGACTGGCTATCAGTCGACGCGCCCTGGAAGCCCAGGGCGGCACCTTGAATATTGAGCAGTCACCTTTGGGCGGTGCTCGTTTCAGACTGTGGTTACCGGCTTGAATCACATCGAGCGGCGTTGACGGCTTACATGCTTCAAGCCTTCGATGACCAGCACGCCAACGGCGAGCCAGATCGGGCCGTAGGTCAGCCACTGGCCTTCTTCGAGGCTGTCGCCCAGTAACAGGGCGACGGCTACCAACAGCACGGGCTCCACGTAGCTGAGCAGACCGAACAGGCTGAACGGCAGCAGGCGACTGGCCAGGATATAGGCAAAGCCCGCAGCCGCACTGATGATGCCCATCAATGGTACCAGCGCGTACAAAGCTTCGCGCTGTTCACCCAGGTTGTTGTGACCGCCTGCCAGTACGAACAGCAAGGCCACTGGCACCATCAACAGCATGTCCAGCCACAGGCCGCCCAGATTGTCGATGCCGATCTTTTTGCGCAGTACGAAGTACATTGGATAACCAATGGCGACGACCAGCGTGGTCCAGGAGAAACCGCCTGTGCGATACAGTTCGTTTGCTACACCGATGACGGCGAGTGCGGTGGCTATTTTCTGCAGGTGCGACAGGTGTTCGCCGTAAACGATACGACCGGTAAGAATCATCGTCAGTGGCAGCAGGAAGTAACCCAGCGACACATCAAGACCATGCCCGTTCAGCGGTCCCCACATAAACATCCACAGCTGCAGGCCGACCAGAAAGCTGGTGAGCATGACGCACGGGATCAAGAGGGGGGTTTGGCGCAAACGCTGAAATATGAGGGGGACCCATTTCCAGTCGCCTGAAAGAAAGATAAAGAGTGTCATGAAGGGCAGCGAAATGAGTATTCGCCAGCCGAAGATTTCCTGGCCATCAAGGGGCCAAAGAAGGGAAGTGAAGTAATACAGAACGCCGAACAAGCAGGAAGCTAAAATCGATAGAACAATGCCTTTAGACACGACAACCTCAATGGATCTACTACGTTACTCATTTAGAGTGGGTACATAGCTTGAGGCTCTTGGGGGTCGTTGGCAAATGTCTTTTAAACCAATTAGTTGGCCTAAACTCTTGGCAAAAACCATCAGCCTTAAATTCTCCTAGCAAATACTGGGCCAAAGCCGTTTTAAACAGGCGTTCGTGCTGGATGAAAAAAAGATCAACGGTAGCTCCGCAGGAGGCTGCAAGGGCGGGAGCGGGGGGCGAAGCCGCTCAGCGCCTGCTGCACATTCTGTTTCAGCGCAGCGCTATACAGGTCGGCGTTGACGTACCAGGTGTTTGAATCCCTCAAACGCCAGCACCATTACCGCCAGCCAGATAGGAAGATAGGTCAGCCATTGGCCCGCGCTGATACTTTCGCCCAACAGCAATGCCACAAAGACCAGCAATACCGGCTCGACATAGCTCAGCAAGCCGAACAGGCTGAATGCCAGCATCCGGCTGGCCAGGATGTAGCTGATCAAGGCCAGCGCGCTGATGGCGCCCAACAACGGAATCAACGCGTATAACGCAGGTCGATGGCTGGCCACATCAAACCCTTGCTCGCCACTTTGCACAAACCACCAGGCAATCGGCAGCAATAACAGCATGTCGATCCATAGTCCGCCCAGGTTGTCAGTGCTTGCCCGCTTGCGCAGTACGAAATACAGGGGATAGCCGATGGCGACGACCAGCGTGGTCCAGGAGAAGCCTGCGACCCGATAGACCTCGTTAGCGACGCCGAGGATGGCCAGCGTTGCGGCGATTTTTTGCAGATGGGACAAATGTTCGCCATACACCAGGCGCCCGGTCACGAGCATGGTCAGCGGCAACAGAAAATACCCCAGCGATACATCGAGGCTGTGCCCGTTGAGCGGCGCCCACAGGAACAGCCACAGTTGCACCCCGACCAGCGCACTGGACACGATCAGCACGCCGCACAGGGCGGGTTGCTGACGCACACGGGAGAAAATCACGGGTACCCGTCGCCAGTCGCCTGAGAAACACATGAACAGGGTCATGCAGGGCAAGGTCAGAAGCATCCGCCAGCCGAAGATCTCTTCACCACTCAAGGGCCAGAGCAGGGATGTGAAGTAATACATGACACCGAACAGGCTCGATGCCAGAACCGATAAGACAATACCTTTAGACACAACAGCCTCGTTGAAACACGCATTTTGATTATTAGAAGTGCGTAGCTTGAGGCTCAGAGTGCTGTAGGGCAAATCGGAATGTGTAGCGCGTAGATGTTGCCGAAGGCTACGTCCGGCAGCGCAGCCTGCGCAAAGTCCCATGGCAAAGCGTTTCAGATGAAACGAAGGCCCGGGACTTGCGCGTGTCTGGCAATCGGACGTCGCTTGCGGAAACGACGATGAGCGTGTGTCACCTCATGCGTGGCGGATGCCCTTGGTCATGTGCAATGCCAACAGGCTGCCGCCGACAATGACACCGGCCAACATGTACAGGGCCACGTCGGTCGAGCCGGTAGCGTCTTTCACAAAACCCACCAGATACGGGCTCAGGAAGCCGGCCATTTGCCCCATTGAATTGATGATTGCCAGGCCGCCTGCAGCCGCACCGGCGCTGAGCATGGCGGTCGGGACTGGCCAGAACATCGGCAAGCCTGTCAGCGCGCCCATGGTGGCCAGGGTCAGCCCCATGATCGCGATGGCCGGCTGGGTGGCGAAGTTCACGGCAATCACCAGGCCCGCGGCGCCCATCAACATCGGTACCACCAAATGCCAACGGCGTTCTTTACGCAAGTCTGCTGAACGCCCCACCAGCAACATGAACACCGCTGCCAGCAAATAGGGGATCGCGCTGATCCAGCCAATCACCAGGTTATCGCTGAAACCCAGGTTCTTGATGATCGATGGCAGCCAGAAGTTGATCGCGTACACGCCGCTCTGGATGCAGAAATAGATCAGGCCAAACGCCCAGATCGCCGGATTTGTGAACACCGCCCCCAGCGAGTCGCTGGTGGTTGCCGGCTTGCGGTCGGTATCCAGCCGGTGATCGGCTTCCAGCACGGCACGCTCATGCGCGCCGAGCCATTTGGCGTTGGCAAAATTATCGCTGAGCAAGAAGATCGCCAGGCCACCCAGCAGGACTGTGGGCAGACCCTGCAGCAAAAACATCCACTGCCAGCCCGCAAGGCCACCCTGGCCTGCGGCAAAGTGATTGAGGATCCAGCCAGAGAATGGGCCGCCGATCAGTCCAGACACTGGAATGGCCGACATGAACAGCGCCATGATGCGACCGCGACGGAACGTCGGGAACCACTGCGAGAGATACAGCACCACACCCGGAAAGAAACCGGCTTCGGCCGCGCCGGTCAGCAGGCGCAAGGTATAGAACTGAGTGGGTGTCGTGACGAACATCAGGCAGGTCGACAGTAGGCCCCAGGTGATCATCATCACCGCGATCCAGCGTCGCGGGCCGAATCGGGTCAGCGCCAGATTGCTCGGCACGCCGCACAGCACGTAACCGATGAAGAAAATTCCGGCACCCAGGCCATAGACGGTTTCGCTGAATTTCAACGCGTCGAGCATCTGTAGCTTGGCGAAGCCAACGTTTACCCGGTCAAGGTAATTAAACAGATAGCAGATGAAAATGAAGGGGATCAATCGAAGGGTGATGCGCTTGTAGATGGCGTTTTTATCGTCATCGCTTATCAGTGGCGTGTTCGCGCTATGTGACATTCTATGTCTCTCTTTATTATGTTTTCTGGCGATCCGGAGTTAACGTTGATCGCTGCGTGAGTCTCGGTCACACCGGCGCTGCTGTCTTTGTGCTGCTGCACAGCTTTTGCCCGGGTTGCCTGTGCTCGTGAACAAATGCCTCCAAGGATAGACACCCTATGTTTGAACTGGATCATGATTTGGCGCAGGACATCGTTGATCGCGCGATGGCCATCTTGCCGTACAACGTGAATGTCATGGACAGCCAGGGCTTGATTCTGGGCAGCGGTGAGCCCGACCGCATCAACACCCGGCATGAGGGGGCGCAGTTGGTGCTGAGCAACGGGCGGGTGGTGGAGATCGACGTACAGACCGCCAAATGCCTGAAAGGCGTGCAGCCCGGCATCAACTTGCCGCTGCTCCTCGATCAGCGGTTGATTGGCGTGCTGGGGCTCACCGGCGATCCCGAAGCGCTGCGCACTTACGCCGAACTGGTGCGCATGACCGCAGAAATGCTGGTCGGGCAGCGTTATCAGCAGGCCGAACAACAGTGGCGGCGACAACGCTGCGACGATCTGGTGGCCTTGTTGCTGAGCGAAGGCGGGGATTCCCCGCGGCTGATCGACGAAGCCCAGCAGCTGGGGCTCAAGCCGCAGCTGTCACGGATTCCGTACCTGTTTGAGTTGGGCAAGGGGCACAGTGCCGAAGCCTTGAGTACCTGGCTGCAATCGCGCTATCCGGACAGTTGGTGCGTGACCCCGGCGACCGCTTCATTGCTCTGGTGTCGACCTGCAACTGCCGCCCTTGACGATCTGCGCTTGCTCGAAAAGCTGGATGCGCAGGGCTGGCACGTGTTGCGTATTGCCGCGGGCGGGCAGGCCGATGCCCTTAAAGGTTTGCGCCGTTGCTATCGGCGGGTTGGAGACTTGCTGGCCTATGGTCGAGATGTGTTGCCCCAGGCACGCCTGCTGCCCCTCGATCGCTACCGGTTGCCCGTGATGCTGTGGCGCCATCGCAATGATGATGCGCTTGAAGAGTTGCTCGGGCCCTTGCACAAAGTCGTGGCCAAGGACAGCAACGGCCAATTGATCGCAACCCTGCGCAGCTGGTGTGAACACGATGGTCAAAGTCAGGCCTGCGCCGATGCCCTGGGTATTCATCGCAACAGCCTGCGTTACCGCATGGAACGTATCGCTGAGTTAAGTGGCGTCGATCCGCTGAGCCTCAATGGCATGCTCGCGTTGTACCTGGGGGTGCAGTTGTTGCCCATGCAGCCGTAGAACCCATTAAGTCCGCAGTTTCGGGCTTTGGGCGAACAGGGGGAGGCGTCGGAGCCCTTCAGTCCGGCAGTCTTGTAACAATGAACAACAAACCCCGTGAATGCTTGTGCACCAGACTGGCGTGTTTGGCGGTGGTTACTGGCAGCATGGACAGCATAAGAACTGGAGACTCGCCCATGAAAATCGTGATTGCCCCCGACTCGTTCAAAGACAGCCTGAGCGCCCTAAAGGTGGCCGATGCCATTGCTGAAGGATTGGCCGAAGCATTGCCCGGTGCGCACCTGGTCAAATGTCCGATGGCCGATGGCGGCGAAGGCACGGTCGAGGCAATTGTCACCGCGGGAAATGGCCAACTGCGCCGTCATCAGGTGCAGGGGCCACTGGGCACTCCGGTTGACGCGCATTGGGGCTGGTTGCCTGACAGCCGCACAGCCATCATCGAAATGGCTGAAGCCAGCGGCTTGCAACTGGTGGCCCCGGGGCAGCGTGATGCGTGCACCAGCAGCACATTCGGAACCGGCCAGTTGATCAAGGCGGCGCTCGACGAAGGCGCGCAACGCATTATCCTGGCCATCGGCGGCAGTGCCACCAACGATGCTGGCGCGGGTGCGCTGCAGGCGCTGGGCCTGGGGCTGTTCGATGATCAAGGCAACGCCCTGGCGCGTGGTGGCCTGGCCCTGGCCAAGGTGGCGCGCATTGAACTGGCAGGCCTGGATACGCGCTTGGCCGACGTACGCTTTGAAATCGCCGCCGACGTCAACAACCCGCTGTGTGGCGACCACGGTGCTTCGGCGATTTTCGGTCCGCAAAAAGGCGCGTCTCCCGAGCAGGTGCTTGAGCTCGACCGAGCGCTGGGTCACTTTGCCGATCACTGTGCGCGGGTTTTACCCAGGGATGTACGTCAAGAGCCGGGATCGGGTGCCGCCGGAGGCCTCGGTTTTGCTGCGAAGGCGTTTTTTGGTGCGCAATTCCGGGCGGGTGTGGAGGTGGTTGCCGAACTGGTCGGGCTGGCGGACGCCGTCAAAGGGGCCGATCTGGTGATCACCGGCGAAGGACGATTCGACGCGCAAACCCTGCGCGGTAAAACGCCTTTTGGGGTGGCGCGGATTGCACAGCAGCAGGGCGTACCGGTTATCGTCCTGGCCGGCACGCTCGGTGAGGGCTATCAAAGCATGTACGAACACGGGGTCAATGCAGCGTTTGCCTTGACCAGTGGCCCGATGACCCTCGAAGAAGCCTGTATCCGGACCGCGCAATTGCTCACTGATCGGGCGCGGGATATCGCCCGTGTGTGGGCGTTGAGCCCGGCGGCAGGCTCAGCGCCACTGTAAACCTCGCGCCTGCTCGTGACAGCATGGTTGCCGCGCAACCTTCATCACGAGCAAGCCCGCGCAAAAATCGTGTAAGCTTTCGGGCTCTTCGCATTCGACCCTTAGCGAGCCCTATGCCGTCGTTCTTCAAGCGTTCCTTGTTGCCCAAATTACGCAGCTTTCCGTTGTCCGCCGATGCCTTTGGCATCTTGTCCGGTGCGGCCGAGTTCCGTCGTTGCCTGCTGGAAAAAATTGCCGG is a window of Pseudomonas taetrolens DNA encoding:
- a CDS encoding glycerate kinase; amino-acid sequence: MKIVIAPDSFKDSLSALKVADAIAEGLAEALPGAHLVKCPMADGGEGTVEAIVTAGNGQLRRHQVQGPLGTPVDAHWGWLPDSRTAIIEMAEASGLQLVAPGQRDACTSSTFGTGQLIKAALDEGAQRIILAIGGSATNDAGAGALQALGLGLFDDQGNALARGGLALAKVARIELAGLDTRLADVRFEIAADVNNPLCGDHGASAIFGPQKGASPEQVLELDRALGHFADHCARVLPRDVRQEPGSGAAGGLGFAAKAFFGAQFRAGVEVVAELVGLADAVKGADLVITGEGRFDAQTLRGKTPFGVARIAQQQGVPVIVLAGTLGEGYQSMYEHGVNAAFALTSGPMTLEEACIRTAQLLTDRARDIARVWALSPAAGSAPL
- a CDS encoding sugar diacid recognition domain-containing protein; this translates as MFELDHDLAQDIVDRAMAILPYNVNVMDSQGLILGSGEPDRINTRHEGAQLVLSNGRVVEIDVQTAKCLKGVQPGINLPLLLDQRLIGVLGLTGDPEALRTYAELVRMTAEMLVGQRYQQAEQQWRRQRCDDLVALLLSEGGDSPRLIDEAQQLGLKPQLSRIPYLFELGKGHSAEALSTWLQSRYPDSWCVTPATASLLWCRPATAALDDLRLLEKLDAQGWHVLRIAAGGQADALKGLRRCYRRVGDLLAYGRDVLPQARLLPLDRYRLPVMLWRHRNDDALEELLGPLHKVVAKDSNGQLIATLRSWCEHDGQSQACADALGIHRNSLRYRMERIAELSGVDPLSLNGMLALYLGVQLLPMQP
- a CDS encoding MFS transporter; protein product: MSHSANTPLISDDDKNAIYKRITLRLIPFIFICYLFNYLDRVNVGFAKLQMLDALKFSETVYGLGAGIFFIGYVLCGVPSNLALTRFGPRRWIAVMMITWGLLSTCLMFVTTPTQFYTLRLLTGAAEAGFFPGVVLYLSQWFPTFRRGRIMALFMSAIPVSGLIGGPFSGWILNHFAAGQGGLAGWQWMFLLQGLPTVLLGGLAIFLLSDNFANAKWLGAHERAVLEADHRLDTDRKPATTSDSLGAVFTNPAIWAFGLIYFCIQSGVYAINFWLPSIIKNLGFSDNLVIGWISAIPYLLAAVFMLLVGRSADLRKERRWHLVVPMLMGAAGLVIAVNFATQPAIAIMGLTLATMGALTGLPMFWPVPTAMLSAGAAAGGLAIINSMGQMAGFLSPYLVGFVKDATGSTDVALYMLAGVIVGGSLLALHMTKGIRHA
- a CDS encoding ATP-binding protein; protein product: MFKLLIRLYLVTIVTFGAAIYVVPELIVALFHDRFMSYNVDMSRGMQTLLVKQFQPLPAEQWPGLARDLDAQFSPLRVNLLPIADPRFTADEQRQLQQGQGVLRIGEWGWRTRVVSPLDGNQAIELVMPPDPFDMNVLYWSINVLIGAALLGGLLLWLRPHWRDLERLKRTAERIGHGELSVRTQIPRSSNIHGLATVFDTMAQDVENLLNQQRDLLNAVSHELRTPLTRLDFGLALVMCDDLPEASRERLQVLVGHIRELDELVLELLSFSRLQNPALVPDRVEVALDEFVDSILGSFDEELEAPEIVLDVRLEGAQQRFALDPRLTARALQNLLRNAMRYCERRIQVEVKVTAQGCEVCVDDDGIGIPEQERERVFEPFYRLDRSRDRATGGFGLGLAISRRALEAQGGTLNIEQSPLGGARFRLWLPA
- the rarD gene encoding EamA family transporter RarD, which codes for MSKGIVLSILASCLFGVLYYFTSLLWPLDGQEIFGWRILISLPFMTLFIFLSGDWKWVPLIFQRLRQTPLLIPCVMLTSFLVGLQLWMFMWGPLNGHGLDVSLGYFLLPLTMILTGRIVYGEHLSHLQKIATALAVIGVANELYRTGGFSWTTLVVAIGYPMYFVLRKKIGIDNLGGLWLDMLLMVPVALLFVLAGGHNNLGEQREALYALVPLMGIISAAAGFAYILASRLLPFSLFGLLSYVEPVLLVAVALLLGDSLEEGQWLTYGPIWLAVGVLVIEGLKHVSRQRRSM
- the rarD gene encoding EamA family transporter RarD; protein product: MSKGIVLSVLASSLFGVMYYFTSLLWPLSGEEIFGWRMLLTLPCMTLFMCFSGDWRRVPVIFSRVRQQPALCGVLIVSSALVGVQLWLFLWAPLNGHSLDVSLGYFLLPLTMLVTGRLVYGEHLSHLQKIAATLAILGVANEVYRVAGFSWTTLVVAIGYPLYFVLRKRASTDNLGGLWIDMLLLLPIAWWFVQSGEQGFDVASHRPALYALIPLLGAISALALISYILASRMLAFSLFGLLSYVEPVLLVFVALLLGESISAGQWLTYLPIWLAVMVLAFEGFKHLVRQRRPV